One Acidimicrobiales bacterium genomic window, ACGCGGCGCGTTCTTCGACTCCGTGGCCGACCGCATTTCCGACGCCTTCCTGTTCGGCGGCGTGGCCTGGTACCTCGCAGCGCACCACCACGGCGAGATGGTGCTCCTGCCCTTCGCCGTCCTGGCGGTCACGTCGCTCATCTCGTACCAACGGGCCAAGGCCGAGTTGCTCGGGCTGTCGGCCAAGGGCGGCCTCATGGAACGCGCCGAGCGCTTCATCCTCCTGGGCCTCTGCTTCATCGCCGGCTCGGTCTCGACGGCGGCCTTCGTTCCCGCGCTGTGGGTGTTCTTCGCTCTGCTCACGGCCACCGCCGTCGGCCGCTTCGTGAACGTGTGGAAGGAAGCCGAGGGCCCGCCGCCCTTCGTGGTGGCCGGTGTCGGGCTGGCCGACGCCGATGCCGACGCCGACGTCACGCGCCGGGCCCTCGCCCGCTGGCGCGAAGGCCGGGTCGACTCCCGCTGGCGCACGTGGCGCGAGGCCCGTGCCCACCGCGACGGCGTCGGTGTCCGCACCACGCCCCAGCGCCGGGCGGCCCAGCCGTCGGGCCGGTGGCGGGCGCGCCGGGCGGCCGTCCCGTCGAGCCGTTCGGGTCGGATCTGGCGGGCGCGGCGGGCGGCGCGGCCCGCGGCGCGCGCCGGCCGCCGGCCGGTGTCGCGCGGCTTCTGAGCCATCGACGCGACCGCGGCGGTGCCTGACGCGTCACAGCCCGAGGGCGCCGGTGCCGACGACGCCTCGATCCCCGGCGCCGACGCGACCACGGGCCCCGGTGCCGGGAGAGCGGGCCCCGGTGCCGACGGGGACCAGGGCTCCGGCTCCCGGACCGCGTACCTGGTGTACCGGTCGCTCGGCACGGCGATGCAGAAGCTGCCCGAGCCGGTGGCCGCCGGTGCCGCCGCCGCGGTCGCCGTGGCGCTCTCCGCGACGCGCAGCGGGGCCCGCGCCATGTACGAGCGGCACATCCGCCGCGTGGTGGGGCCGGGGCTCAGCGAGGCCGAGGTGACCGCCTACACGCGACGCGCCTTCCTCTCCTACGCGCGCTACTGGCTCGAAGGCGCGCGCCTCCCCGTGCTCAGCGCCGACGTCGTCGCCGACCGCATGCTGATCGAGAGCGGGTGGGAACACCTCGTGACGGGCATGGAGGCCGGCAACGGCGTGATCATGGCCCTCCCGCACATCGGGAGCTGGGAGTGGGGAGGCTCCTGGCTGGCACTGCAGGGCTACCCGATGACGAGCGTGGCCGAACCGCTCGAACCGCCCGAGATGTACGAGTGGTTCGTGGCGCAGCGAGAGGCGATGGGGCTCACGATCGTGCCCCTCGGGTCCGGCGCCAGCGGAGTGCTCCTACGCACCTTGCGGGCGGGGAAGCTGGTTGGACTGCTGTGCGACCGTGACATCGGCGGCAACGGCGTCGAGGTGGAGTTCTTCGGTGAGCGGACGACGATGCCCGGTGGCCCCGCCATGCTCGCCCTGCGTACGGGCGCGGTCGTCCTGCCGACCGCCGTGTACAGCGGACCGG contains:
- a CDS encoding CDP-alcohol phosphatidyltransferase family protein is translated as MFDGRWRDAVDRTTKPVGTALVRAGINADVLTIFGLAMSVVAAIVVGSGHLLPGIGLLFAVGLPDLFDGPVAKAAGRASVRGAFFDSVADRISDAFLFGGVAWYLAAHHHGEMVLLPFAVLAVTSLISYQRAKAELLGLSAKGGLMERAERFILLGLCFIAGSVSTAAFVPALWVFFALLTATAVGRFVNVWKEAEGPPPFVVAGVGLADADADADVTRRALARWREGRVDSRWRTWREARAHRDGVGVRTTPQRRAAQPSGRWRARRAAVPSSRSGRIWRARRAARPAARAGRRPVSRGF
- a CDS encoding phosphatidylinositol mannoside acyltransferase, whose amino-acid sequence is MPDASQPEGAGADDASIPGADATTGPGAGRAGPGADGDQGSGSRTAYLVYRSLGTAMQKLPEPVAAGAAAAVAVALSATRSGARAMYERHIRRVVGPGLSEAEVTAYTRRAFLSYARYWLEGARLPVLSADVVADRMLIESGWEHLVTGMEAGNGVIMALPHIGSWEWGGSWLALQGYPMTSVAEPLEPPEMYEWFVAQREAMGLTIVPLGSGASGVLLRTLRAGKLVGLLCDRDIGGNGVEVEFFGERTTMPGGPAMLALRTGAVVLPTAVYSGPGREHTAVIMDPVPIERTTSLRDDVSRVTQQIARDLEELIRRAPEQWHVFQPNWPSDLTGPDVGEPGTAGGTLGGSAA